Genomic DNA from Emys orbicularis isolate rEmyOrb1 chromosome 18, rEmyOrb1.hap1, whole genome shotgun sequence:
tggggcggggactttggggaaggggttagaatgggggcggggatgggagggggcggggcaggggtggagtcggggagggagtgggggtgggtcaagcacccaccggtgccaggagaagttggcgcctatgcttggAGGATCGCCATTCGAGTACTGCCAAGCGTAGCAGACAGAGGGGCTGTGGTTGCAGGCTGATCAGACCTAAGATGGGAAGGGACCTTGTGGGTCTTCAAGTCTAGTCCCCTGCTATGGTGGGCCACTCTCTCATCGCGTTTATAAATTTATCCAGCTCCATCTCTATCCTTTTGGCCACCacctggaaggggtggagcagagcAACTCCTGTCCTTCCCTAGGGCGTAGTCTAGGAGCTGGAGCACCATGCTGGGCTTCCAGGTGGCTCCAAAGCTCAGCGAGGAAGGTGGGCAGAGCGGGACCCATCCCATGCTAATTGTCTGCCTGTCTCTTCCTCGTCCAGCCTTCGTGCTGCCCAAAGCAGAGATCTGTGTCCGAAACCATGTGCAGCCCTATATCCCTTCCATCCTGGAGGCGCTGATGATTCCCACAAGCCAGGGTTTTGCCGAGGTCCGGGAAGTGTTCTTCAAGGAGGTCACTGACATGAACATGAACGTAATCAACGAGAGCGGGATGGAGAAGCTGGGAGAGGTAAGGCCCCTGGAGAAGATTGCATAGATTCCCGTTGCTGGCCTAGCAGGGTGGGCTGAAAGGCCCAGGGGAACGGACTCTGTAGCTGCTGCAGGTTGCCATGGGTGGAGGGCACTGGACTGTGAATGGGCTGCTTGAAGTGTGGCTTCTACCCCACCCCGCCGCCTGAATCTAGGAGGAGGCAGAGGGTCAGCCTTGTGGGTGCCCAGGGGAAGCCTGGCCAAGCAGGGAGCGCAGCTTCCATCCGCAGTTGTCCTGAGTAAGGCTGGAGCTGAATGGTGAGAATAaacctgtggccctgcccctagTCTGCTCACATCAGAGCTGGCAGGCCTGTGCTCCCCTCTGAGCTGGAAGCCACAGACCGTAGGGGGCCCAGGGCTTCCTTGGGCAGCACCGGTCCTGGTCCCACTAGATCCATAGGTTCCTTTGGCATTCGGGCAGAAGCTGGAACGATCCACTTAAGGTGAGAACTGGATTCCCAGCTCTTCTCCTGAGCCCTGGGCGACGAGTCGGTCTTAACAAAATCCAGGGCATCCAATTTCACCTGCGTACGGAAATCTGGGATCACTCTGGATCCAGCCGGGCCCCTCTGggtccagccagagcagctccaggtGGTCACGCCTGCCGCCCACCCTGCACGAACAGTAGAGACCCGTGATTGACCTACAGCAGGTGATCTTCCTGCACCAGGCTTACCCATGTCTGTGTGCCACCTGGCGGTGCGGGGACCCAGACACTTGGAAATGCTCTTGTCTTTGTGACCCAGATTAAATGGGCGCAGTTGAGGAAGGATTCCGATTTCTGGGCTTTGCGTCCTCTGCTCCCTGGAAGCTTGGTGTCCAGTCTGATGCCGGGTCTCAGCAGGCCTGGGGAGTGGGCGGGAGGTAGGGTGCTCTCTCCGTACAGCCGGTGAGTTGTGTGTGTGACTCCTTGCCCTTCAGTACATGGAAAAGCTCTCCCAGCTGGCCTTCCACCCTGTCAAGATGCAATCCTGCTATGAGAAGATGGACCAGCTGAAACTGGAGGGGCTTCAACAGAGATTTGACGTCTCCAGTGCCTCCGTGTTCAAGCagagggcccagatcctcatgaGACAGGTAGCGTGTTAATATTAATAGCCAAACTCCAGGGGTGATCAGCCCTTATGCTCGCTGCCCTATGGGGAGCCATCTTTGGCCCTAGCCGCCAGGCTCTgtggcataggcgccaactttcccctgtgccggtgggtgctcgcgcgtccctggccccaccctgactccaccctttccccgcccctacccccccattccaaccccttccacaaagtctccgccccctccctgccccattggaccccttccccaaatccctgccccagccccgcctcttccccgagcgcgccgcattctccctcctccctcccagccgcgcgaaacagctgtttcacggcgcaagagctgggagctaggggggaaaagtgggcatgcggcgcgctcaggggaggaggcggagcagaggcggatgtgagctggggcggggtggggcggggcagggagctgccggtgggtgcagagcacccaccaatttttccccgtgggtgctccagccccggagcacccacggagtcggcgcctatgctctgTGGGTCAGAGTTTAGGTGGGTCGCTGTGGCTATGAATTCAGGTTCTCCCAGTGCCCTGCCCGTTGGGCTGGTCATCAATGTCCTGCTGCGTGGGCGCCCCCTACTGGAGTGTGCTCTTGTGCATTGGACAGGCTGGGCTTCAGTCCGGCTGTACCCACCCCCCAGGAGCCTTCCTTTGAAAGAGTCACCTTGTTAAAATGAACAGCCGGGCCGGGGGCACAGCGCCGGTACGGAGACAAGCTTATTTCAGCGGCTTCGTTTTTCTCCTCTGAATATGGCAATGCCCCAGTGGCAGAACCATCGCCGGCCCAACCCCTTCGCTTTGCTCCCCAGCACCACGCTGCCCATGGCCTGGCGCACATCTGACCCAACGGCCACCTGTGTTCTTGGGGACAAACGATTGACCCTGCATGTCGCGACTGTGCACTGGTGCCTGTGAACAATTGTGTCCCACTGGGAGGGAACGCATGCGTATGAACAACCTCATGGGGAGACCTCGTATACATCCGACGCTGTCGTGCTGGTGGCAGGATGGGTGGCCAGGCCTGGGCTACGCCGATTCAATTCTTCTTCCCCCTTACATTGAAGAGTCTCCCACAGGCAATAGTCTATATGCGCCGGTGCGGGGTCAAGGAAGCCAGCCTCAATTAGCTGTGTAGGAGCCTATGAGCCAGTGTAACTTTCTGGCACCTGTGGAGAACTGGGAGATGTTCTAGAACTGTAATGCTCCCACCTCCATCACTCACATCCCATTCAGCCTGGCACAGCTGATTTAGGAGACTGGTTGTTATACAGCTTCCGGAGGAGTATCCAGGGGCCAGTCTGGACAAGACCCATGTaagggggaggaggagtttgTGTACTGATATCCCATGCACCATTGCAGCTGTTTTGGGGGAAATGTGCTGCTAGTGCCCTCTAGTGGTGGGAAAGAAAACACCTTTATGCAGGTTAACTTGGTGCTTTCAAAATCCTGTCTGGGTGCAGAGCATGAGTGGGATGGGGTAGCAGATGGGGACCGGGCCTGTCTGTCCTGGTGCAGGTTCAGGAATAGAGGAGAGGCCCCTGTGACCCGTCTCCATGTGGTGGTGTGTTCCGTGCCTGCTCTGCTCATCCCTTGCCATCATTGCTTTGCTGGATGTCCTACATGACGTGGTCTCTTGGCCTCCTTTTGGGACACCGTCTGATGCTGCTTCTCATTGTAGCAAATGGACGATGCCGTTCACACGTTCGGGACGCTCCTGCACCAGGAGCTGGCGAAGATGCTGGGCAAGGAGGAGCTGTGCAAGTCAATCCAGCGGATCCTCGAACGGGTGCTCAAGGTAAGGCGGCCCGCAAAGCAGCGGCATGCTCCTGCGAGGTCGGCCGTCTCTGGAACGTGACGGTGTGGGGCATTTTAACTCGCCCATGCTGCCCCGATAAGGCCTCGGGATGCTAGACAGGAGAGAAACCTCTGCCACAAAGAAAGTGCCTGCAGCTTGTGTTCGAAGCCCAGGCATGCTGTGTGCCTGCCATGGGGCAGGTAAGGGCAGGAGTGAGTGCATTGTTTAGAACAATACTCGGCATTTGTAACTTTAAACGGACCGAGTATCAATAGGTATCACAGTTGTTCCTAGAACCCAGTGGAGATcgggcacagggaggtgaagtgacttgccccacagcaggtcagagccaggaatagcgcCCAGGTCATCAGAATCTGTCCGGTGACCTGTCCCCTGGACCACGCTGCTTCCTGagcccagggaaggggctggtgTTGGATACTGAAAACACGTCGGTAAATCCCCTTGTGTAAATCGCTTCCTGGCGAAAGGATTGTTAAATAAAATGGCAGGAAAGCTGCAAGTTCTCCTCTTCCTCTAAACGGCCCGCTCCTCTGTAATCTCCTCTCCTGCGAGATGCCAAAGGTTTGTTAACCAACCTCGTTTCCCTCTCCCCCGGTGCGCCCCTCGTCCCGCAGAAATACGACTACGACAGCAGCACCGTGCGCAAGAAGTTCTTCAGGGAAGCCCTGCTCCAGATCACCATCCCCTTTCTGCTGAAGAAGCTGGCGCCAACCTGCAAGGGGGTAAGAGCCCGAGCAGCTCCGCGGGCATGGGTTGGTGGCACGTTTCTAGAACCCTGCTGAGTCCTCAAACGCTGCGTCTGaagacccccaccaccaccccaccccgctCCTTGCCCACAACCGTAGAGTacgggtctgattctcatttgcacCAACGCCCCTTCACACCCCTCTGGGCGCATTAGGGCACCAATGTTACTTGACGTTgccagtggtgtaaaggggctttGGTGCATATGAACAATTGGGCCCAGTGCGTGTACAAAGACTTAATCTCTCTTTGTAACGTCCTGATCTTGAAATTCCTCACCCCTTTGGGTCTATGTTTAATCTCAACTTGGTGTAGAACTCCTCTGGCTAGATGGCCCATAACCGGTGGCATCCCTGGGTCAACAGTGGTGCCCATGGTTTTGTGGGAAGGGGTAGCTCTCTGCCTCTCAAAGGCACGTCGTCTTTGGAAAGCCACAGGGCAGCTAGGCGGTCTTGGGTTATCTCTGCCAGCTAGGTGAAATCTGCCTTCTCCTTCGGGCAGGAGTTACCAAAGTTCCAGGAACTGATCTTCGAGGACTTCGACAACTTCATCCTGGTGGAGAACACGTACGAGGAGGTCGTGCTGCAGTCGGTCATGAAGGACATCATGCAGGGTGAGAGGGCTGCCCGCgtttgggtgggagggaggggtgcatGCTCAGTCCTACACCGTTCTGGGAAGGGGCCTATGCAAGCCTGTAACTGTTGCAGTAACGGGCAGGAGACACTGAGTGAATCCTGCCACTCCCCTTCTGCTCACTGAGGGACACAGCTGCTAACGGGGCTGGCTGCCAAGGACTGGATGCGCATGTCCACCCACTTGCCATGGGGAGGCTCCGGGCATTACAGCGATGGGAGCCATCTCAAGCTAACCCCTGGagcatctcctcctgcagcacTTTGCCACCCTGCTCCGGATCCAGAGTCTAGGTGATGGTGGAGAGGGTGTATGTGCACTCTGCACTGTCACCTAAACGCTTTCCTCCATGTGTCTCAGTTCTGTAGCCCAGCGGCCCGCTTTGACTCTGCCCGCTTGTGCCACACGCCTAAGCTGGGTCCAAATCTCATCGCTTCTTCCTTCGTAACTTCTCTAGGATCTGTCCTTTTCCCCTCTATCCAGACAGCCCAGCCTCTCACCCCCCGACATCATCTGCTGTCTTGATTACCGTTAactcctgctccccagcctccCCAACACTCACATCACAGCCCTTCCCGTCCATGCGAAAAGCATCGACTTAGATCATCTTCCGCTCCTATCACTCCGCCTGCATCACCCCCTCTTGGattccctccacctgcccccgcTTCTCCACTGCATCAAGTTCAGGCTTCCTGTCCTCCCCACCGAGGCCCTTCGCGATTCTGCCCTCCCCTATTATCCTCGTACTGCATCGTGCTCCCCTCCTCTTGGTCCATCTGTCAGCTGCAAACCCTTCCCTGCGTCCTTCCACGCTGTCCCTTCGGCATGGAGTGCCCCTGCTCGTCTGCCATTCCCTCCTTCGCCAAATTCCTTctccgagaccctcccgcccagCACCGCCAGGGCAGAAGTAGGAATTTAGCCGATCAAGGAGGGCCGGGCTGAGGCGTGGATGGAGATGATGTGAGCATGAGAATTAAACCAGGGTATAGATTGGACTGTAAGGGTGTCTCCCTACCGGCTCGTTGCATGTGCTTTGCTCTGAATCCTAGGAAGGCTGGCTGGGCCCAGGTCTTGCCGAGCACGGTGAGGTCTCCATCTCGAATGAGGCCTGTGGGGGTTCTGACACGTAAATAGACCCCTGTCCTGTCCTGACCTCCCTGTCTTTGCCTTTTCAGCTGTGAAGGAGGCAGCGGTGCAGAGGAAGCACAACCTGTACCGGGACAGCATGGTCATGCACAATAGCGACCCCAACCTGCACCTGCTGGGCGAGGGCATGCCCATCGACTGGGGAGAGGAGTTCGTCAGCCAGCCGGACTCGGACCCATCCGCCGAGAAGCGCCGCAGAGCCAGGCAGGTGGTGTCGGTCATCCACGACGACGAGGGAGCCCTGCCCTACGAGGCCGGGGCAGAGGTGCTGATGCACCAGGTCTCCCAGGAAGAGCCCGGGTCGGAGGAGCTGGAGGCATGTCCTGCCCTTGCATCACCGGGTTCTCCTGACAGCGTGCAGGGGATACGGGGGATGCTGGTGAAGGAGTTCTGCGTGGAGACCCCGGTCCCAGCAAGAGAGGAGGCAAAGGAACCGCTGACGAATGGTACAATAGTCCAGCAGAGCGGCAGCTCTGAGGAGCGCGGGGTGGAGGGAGCTGCCCAGAAGGCCGAGGAAGGCCCTGGTTCCTTGGAACACTCCGCCCAGCATGACACTGGCTCCCCGGGCCCAGTGAACCCGGGGGTGGAGGAGCAGGAAGCCAAGCCAGCCGTGCCCGCCTCTCCAGCCAAGCCGCCTGCCCTGACAGCTGCCTCGTTGCTTGCTGAGGGGGGAGTTGAAGTGAACCGCCACGAACCCAACGACAAGGAGACGGGGGAAGAGGTGTCCACCCAGGCCCATGCGGAGAAGGTGGAGCCTGCCCAGCCGGCCACAGGGAACAGCGCGGGGACCACCGAGAACAGCGCGGGGACCACTGAGAACAGCGAGGGGGTGCAGACTCAGTTCTAGGTCAGCCCCCCCGGTCGAGATCCCTGCCGGCTGCGTACACTATGTGCCGAAGGTGGACTGGAGTCAGTGAcgccaggggggcggggggggctcgtAGGCTGGGCCAGTCGCTGGCACTGGTAGCTGTTACATTCCCAGTTTCTGAAGCAGACTCGGCTTCGGACACCAGCgtcccagggaagggggtggggggagccaccaAGATGTAAGATCTCCTAAACTGCACACCCACTTAGAGGGGAGCCGTGTGCTGGCCAGAACCAAGCCGCCACGCTGGCCAAGCCGTTGCCCCTCCTCCCAGGACTCTAGCTCAGTATAGGATACGCACACCTTGCTCCGTCTTACTTTGTTGTTTTCCCTTTGTTGAAGAGACACTTTACTGCATTACTCAACTAACAAGAGTGTGACTGTGGGACTGCCCGGGGTTTCCCCTAGGCAGGAGCTCCCCAGGACATCTGCACAGTGTATGCCAGCGGGCGCCTGATGCCCTGGGGGGTGGGTTTTGTAGgggttccccttccccttccaccAGTCCAGCCCTTCCCTTCGTCTGATACTTCTCATTCCAACCAAAGAGGTCAATGCTGCACGCCACGCTTCTTTGTCAAGCACGGCGGCTGCAGTCAGAGGCCACCTACCGGTATCCAGCATTTCTCCTCCGAACGAGCCCGCATCCAGGAGCCCAGCTGAGATAGAATGTGCACTCCCCCCTTCTGCCCTTGCAAATGCTGACCACCGCCCACCCTGGAAAGATGCACCTCTTCCCCGAGCCAAATGGCCAATGGGATGCCCCTTGTTCGCTACTAAGTACTGTTCAAGCCAGCGCCATGACTTTAACGTGTCTTGCCGCACGCTCTGGCAGAGGGAGGGTTAAATGAGTCACAAACGAACTGAAATCCGTCTTTTCTGATTGGCCCCTAAAGAAGGCGAGTCAACGGCGGAGGATGGGGCTGTTGCATCGTTTCCGGCCGCATTAGTGCATCGCTGAAGAATAAATAGAACTAGCGGGTGTGGGTAATACAGGGCAGCACCTGAACCCTGTTGCTCCTGGCCTTCCTCGCATGTGCTGGTCTGACTGTGGGTTCCGCTGATGGCTCCAAAGATTGTCTGCTTGTGGGGTCGGTTGAGGGATGGAAGGAGCCACAAATACCTCTCCGCTATCACCATCTCCTCCACGTCCCTCCTCCCGTTATACACACAGGTTAGGACTGTGACGTAAACTTGCGAGTTCACCCCTGGGCTTGCGGGAGAGAACTGGTGGCCGTGGAAAGAGACGACGAGGATGGTTGGTCGGGCGTAGATTGAGCTGTAAATGACTGCCGCTATCCAGTGCCGTTCTGCTCCTGGGAGTTTTTAGTGGATGCTTGATTCCCTTGTTCAGTTAAAAACGGCTATTGCGATACATCTCTGAAGCTTTAGAACCAGCcacttatttttctttcctcccctCGCTTCTGGTATGTGGTTTCTCCAAAGCCCCAGTGTGTGGTGGCCCCACCACTCATCCCTTTCCTTGCAAGCCCCCTGCAGCCTTGAACCTACCGAAGATGGTCCCCGACAAGCTTAGCTGGTTTGTTTACAAATGCTAATGGCCACATGAATGTTGTTGATGGACggtctccttccctttccttaAAATGTGGAGGGGGTAAGGGGAGAGAGCGGAAACCTCCTTGGAAGGCCAGGGTAGGTGAAATAGTGTTTTCGGAAGGGAATGGAGAGGAAGTTGGCTTTGCAGGGAGAGAATTAAAGGTCCCAGAGAAGGCCAGAAATCTAGGTGCATGGTTCAGAGGGAGAGATCTACAAGGGCAAGTCTTGACAGAACTGCACAGTGGAAGCTCCCATTGCATCAGAGAGGAGAGGGGGCCGCAGGCTGGCAGGGACATTGTAGGACTCTGGCTGGTTGCTAATCAGCGATTCCCTCCTGCACGTGACGGTGTGTTTAGGGCTCTTATTTTCGTTGGGTTTGCTTTTGGGGAGTGCTGAGTAGCTCCTGGGTAGGAGGTGGCTTGGGGTGAGCTGGGCTAACGGTAGTGAGAGAAACAAGTGCCTTAATGGGGAAAGGGGTCTTGATACAACCATGCCCAGCTCTTGGCAATCATCAGCCCAATGGTGAATTTCATTGCACTGAGGGTGGACTGGTCTAGGATACTTTTCCTGTCCCATGAGGGTGGGAGGTATGGCTTAGGTAGGAGAGAGACAGCTGCTCCTGGGGAGGGAAAGGATGCAACTTGTCTgcatgcctcctcccccccccccccagccagtcagGAAAACCTCTAAATATGGGGgggagcgtggggggggggtctcgctTTCATTTTCCCACTGGGTCCCTAGTTAtagctcttcccctccctcccccccccccccatccaactcTTCTGGAAAAGCTCTGCTGAGATTACATCCTCTTCCCAGCACACACAACATGCTGGGAATAAATGTCCCCTGTTCCTTTCTGAGTCTGTGCTACCCCAGGACGCCAACTAAAtccaccctgcccccctggaggTATTTGACTTTGCTGGGGTCACATGACAACGGGGTCTCTTAATGGTGCCCAGTGTGAAGCCTGTGCCTCGTGGTGGGCTTAGCTCTTGTTGCATTGCAAGAGTTAAGTTCTCCTGGAAACACCTGTCATggtaggaggagaggagagaaaggaggTTCACTGGCTCTGTCTGACCCCACTGGGCTTTGGGGTTTGTGCAAACAAGTTAAACTTCAGGGATGAGGTCACCTTAAAGCAAAAGCATAAATATGGAATGCTAGCCCCTCAGAGACTGTTACGTGGATCCTATTGTCCTTGCACCAAGAGTGAAGGAGAGGGGAGCCCTGTAGTTTTTCTGTCAAAGGCAGGACCGATGGAAATGTGCACTGGAATCCAGCTCCAGCCGTGCTCTGGCCAAGCTCCCAGAAAGGCTCCGATGGAGTTAGCCAGGGTCTTTCAGTGGAGATGGTCAAATGACTCCTCTGTGTGGGCACAACCCAACTCGCCAGACGTCTGCTCTCCGTGGTGCCCTTTTCAGGAGGTCGGGGTGTGGGGAGAGCAGAAACGTTCCCTGGCCAAACGCAGGGGATGGCAGAGGCTGCTGAAGTGGGTTTCTCCAGATCTCTCTCCGGCATCTCGGGTACAATCCAAGTACAATTGCATTGAGTTGGACctccagccaggagctcagctgaACACTAGGGGTGGTATATAACCCAATACGCAATGGGACATCCATGCCTCTCGTGGGTGACCTGTGTCTCAGACTTCCATTAACGCTAAGGGGAACTGGGGCCATGTAGCTAGCTGGGGAATCGACTCAGCAGACACACGAGCTGCATGCAGGTAATGTAACGTTTAAAACATGAGATACAGCTGAAACACCTGGTGTGTAAAGTCTCGTGAATGAGCTGCTTAGACCTTCAATGCAGAATATGGACCAGGAGCCCGGCCTTCAAATCCTTTCCTCTGCTACAGATACATTCCAACTTCCATGTGTATTTTAGATgccattttttctatttttaaatgggtGGTGCCCAGTCTAAACCACTTGGGGCCTCCCAAAGTGCCTTGCCTTGGGAATCAAAACCTGTCTCTTCCAAGATATTTTATGGAGAATGTTatacaaatgtttaaaatatgcTTCTAAGAATAAATAAAACCCAGCTTTATTTAAAGCTAGCGACACGCTCTCATTCCTGACTGAGCGGTGACATCACTCCAGACAGACCAACGAAAGGGAGATGTTCCACAtggagggttgggggtgggatggggcggaGCCAGAATGTTTGGGGCCAGTGGCGGAGTTCCTCTAAATTCAGAAGGAGGGCTTTGATTTGATGTCCAGTCTGGGGCCCGCTATGTAGTTGGTAAGTGCATATACATGGGCGCATCCAAAAGTAGACTGGGGCTTAGGCGGGTGTGCGTGGCAGAGAACTTGGGCTTTGGGGTCCTAGGTTAGGGCCTAGCTCTAAGTGGATTTGTAATCCAGTTGCAGTTTCGGGCCctgctgtgctaggcgctgtacacacactcactctctctcctctctctctgccccaaagagcatacaatGTAAATACATAAGagaaaagggtgggagaaagggggtGGCAGTGttcccactttacagatagggaagTGAAGCACAGAAAGACCAGGGGTCTACAAAAAAACAATGGTGGAACCAGGAACTGAatccacatctcctgagtccctgtcccGTGGCTTAAGTAGACCATCTCTCCTTCACTGTTAGTGAAAATGGTGAGCTCTGGGACATTCCATGTGATGGTGGGAACCTAGGACTTAATTGTAATGAGGGTAACTGGCCAGGGTGACCTCCCTGGCCGTGCTATCTGGCTGGCTAAGGTCAGTGAATGGCTTCTTAACATGGTGTGTGTTCAGCTGGGATATCACTTAGCACACTGCACTGGGATTTGAGAGACttgggttctaatcctgactcAGCTACCAGCCTGCTGGTCGACCGTCCCTgctgtgtgcctcggtttctttatctgtagaatggggacagtgatactgacctccttggtaCAGCACTTTAAGATCTATTGAGGAAAAAAGTGGTATCTAAGGGCTAGGTGGTATTGTTTGCTTGTTCATAAAGTCTCCCCATCAGCATATAGTCCCCGCACTGGAAAGACGAGGCTGGTGAATTAAGGACTCAAGTTTCTATCTGTTAAACCTTCAatagaataatttatttttttgtgcATGTACAACTCTGGGCTGTGCAGGCCTGAGATGGCTTGTGCCTGATGTGCAGAGAGCTGAGCAGTTGTCAAAAAATCCCTTTCAAcgttttc
This window encodes:
- the NIBAN2 gene encoding protein Niban 2 produces the protein MGDVISTHLDESRRHYISVSEKTGKVLGEFCQFYEEQYGVALFNSVRYEIEGNGGPQSQLLHRKVPLEDRVIISGNLFQYVEENKKWRNRFSVVPHNYGLVLYENKLAYDRGIQPRIVLNSAGYKILTSLDQYLDLVNSSLPGTAPKSGNAPILKCPTQFPLILWHPYSRHYYFCVMTGKEQDKWRAVFQDCVRHCNNGIPEDSKVEAPAFTDAVRMYRQSKEQYGTWDMLCGNEVQVLSNLVMEELVPELKNMIGPKLKGKAQERQRLWIQISDAVYRLAYDQIKAHYDAVVTKCELERPRMESTIRTDMDQIITAKEHLASKIRAFVLPKAEICVRNHVQPYIPSILEALMIPTSQGFAEVREVFFKEVTDMNMNVINESGMEKLGEYMEKLSQLAFHPVKMQSCYEKMDQLKLEGLQQRFDVSSASVFKQRAQILMRQQMDDAVHTFGTLLHQELAKMLGKEELCKSIQRILERVLKKYDYDSSTVRKKFFREALLQITIPFLLKKLAPTCKGELPKFQELIFEDFDNFILVENTYEEVVLQSVMKDIMQAVKEAAVQRKHNLYRDSMVMHNSDPNLHLLGEGMPIDWGEEFVSQPDSDPSAEKRRRARQVVSVIHDDEGALPYEAGAEVLMHQVSQEEPGSEELEACPALASPGSPDSVQGIRGMLVKEFCVETPVPAREEAKEPLTNGTIVQQSGSSEERGVEGAAQKAEEGPGSLEHSAQHDTGSPGPVNPGVEEQEAKPAVPASPAKPPALTAASLLAEGGVEVNRHEPNDKETGEEVSTQAHAEKVEPAQPATGNSAGTTENSAGTTENSEGVQTQF